A window of Aliarcobacter trophiarum LMG 25534 contains these coding sequences:
- the aceE gene encoding pyruvate dehydrogenase (acetyl-transferring), homodimeric type: protein MPKLNLEDINPLETKEWMEALEAVIEEEGVERAHFLLEKLIDKSRRSGAHLPYSATTAYINTIPTNEEPKIPANMDLERKIRSIIRWNAQIMVQRASNKKLELGGHIASFQSSATLYDVGFNHFFRAPNEKDGGDLIFFQGHISPGIYSRSFLEGRFTEEQMDNFRQEAFTKGLSSYPHPKLMPSYWQFPTVSMGLGPLQAIYQARFLKYLTNRGIKDCSEQKVYCFMGDGETDEPESLGAIGMAAREGLDNLIFVINCNLQRLDGPVRGNGKIIQELEGGFRGAGWEVIKVIWGGLWDSLLEKDSSGKLLELMEQTVDGEYQNFKQKGGAYTRENFFNKFPETAKLVENLSDNDIWKLNRGGHDPVKVYAAFKRAVETKGRPTVILAKTVKGYGMGSAAEGMNIAHQVKKVDVNHLKAFRDRFDLPISDEEVESYSYYRPDENSPEIKYLKERREALGGFVPQRLEKFTSKLKIPTLSDFESITAGSGDREISTTMAFVRVLNVLLKDKELGKNIVPIVPDEARTFGMEGMFRQYGIYSSVGQKYIPQDKDQVAFYKEDIKGQVLQEGINELGAMSSWIAAATSYSVNDYPMIPFYIFYSMFGFQRTGDLCYAAGDQKARGFLVGGTSGRTTLNGEGLQHEDGHSHILANTIPNCVTYDPTYGYEVAVIVQNGMERMYGEKQEDIFYYITTLNENYAQPTMPNGAEEGIIKGIYKVKTFEAKNDFKVKILGSGSIFQEAIRAAEILSSEYNIKVDIYSVTSYNELTREAQEIERANLLNLEKEPQTPYIEKVLGSNSDNIVISATDYIKAYSEQLRPYVKGSFKALGTDGFGRSDSRENLRKFFEVDTNFIIYTTLAELARNGKIDKKVAIEAMKKYEIDANRINPLHA, encoded by the coding sequence ATGCCTAAACTTAATTTAGAAGATATTAACCCACTAGAGACAAAAGAGTGGATGGAAGCGTTAGAAGCTGTTATAGAAGAAGAAGGAGTTGAGAGAGCTCACTTTTTACTAGAAAAACTAATAGATAAATCAAGAAGAAGTGGTGCACATTTACCTTATAGTGCTACAACTGCTTATATAAATACTATTCCTACAAATGAAGAACCAAAAATACCAGCAAATATGGACCTAGAGAGAAAAATTAGATCAATTATTAGATGGAATGCTCAAATAATGGTTCAAAGAGCTTCAAATAAAAAGTTAGAGCTTGGTGGTCATATTGCATCGTTTCAATCATCTGCAACACTTTATGATGTTGGTTTCAATCACTTTTTTAGAGCACCAAACGAAAAAGATGGTGGAGATTTAATATTTTTTCAAGGGCATATAAGTCCAGGTATTTACTCTAGAAGTTTTCTTGAGGGAAGATTTACTGAAGAACAGATGGATAATTTTCGTCAAGAAGCATTTACAAAAGGTTTATCATCATATCCACACCCAAAACTAATGCCTAGTTATTGGCAGTTTCCAACTGTTTCAATGGGACTTGGACCTTTACAAGCAATATATCAAGCTAGATTTCTAAAATACCTTACAAATAGAGGAATAAAAGATTGTAGTGAACAAAAAGTTTATTGCTTTATGGGAGATGGAGAAACAGATGAGCCAGAATCTTTAGGAGCCATTGGAATGGCTGCAAGAGAAGGCTTAGATAATCTTATCTTTGTAATAAATTGTAACCTACAAAGATTAGATGGTCCAGTAAGAGGAAATGGAAAAATTATTCAAGAGCTTGAAGGTGGATTTAGAGGAGCTGGTTGGGAAGTTATAAAAGTAATTTGGGGAGGACTATGGGACTCTTTACTTGAAAAAGATAGTTCTGGAAAACTACTTGAATTAATGGAACAAACAGTTGATGGTGAGTATCAAAACTTTAAACAAAAAGGTGGAGCATATACAAGAGAGAATTTCTTTAATAAATTCCCTGAAACTGCAAAACTTGTTGAAAACTTAAGCGACAACGATATTTGGAAGCTTAATCGTGGTGGACATGACCCTGTTAAAGTTTATGCAGCATTTAAAAGAGCTGTTGAAACAAAAGGAAGACCAACAGTTATTTTAGCAAAAACTGTAAAGGGTTATGGAATGGGAAGTGCTGCTGAGGGTATGAATATAGCTCACCAAGTAAAAAAAGTGGATGTTAATCACTTAAAAGCTTTTAGAGATAGATTTGATTTACCAATAAGTGATGAAGAGGTAGAAAGCTACTCATATTATAGACCAGATGAAAATTCGCCAGAGATTAAATATTTAAAAGAGAGAAGAGAAGCCTTAGGTGGATTTGTTCCTCAAAGACTAGAAAAATTTACAAGTAAATTAAAAATCCCAACTTTAAGTGATTTTGAAAGTATCACTGCTGGAAGTGGTGATAGAGAAATATCTACAACTATGGCATTTGTAAGAGTTTTAAATGTACTTTTAAAAGATAAAGAATTAGGAAAAAATATTGTTCCAATAGTTCCAGATGAAGCTAGAACTTTTGGAATGGAGGGAATGTTTAGACAATATGGAATTTACTCAAGTGTTGGACAAAAATATATACCACAAGATAAAGACCAAGTAGCCTTTTATAAAGAGGATATAAAAGGTCAAGTTTTACAAGAGGGGATTAATGAACTAGGAGCTATGAGTTCATGGATAGCAGCTGCTACATCGTACTCTGTAAATGATTATCCAATGATTCCATTTTATATATTCTACTCTATGTTTGGATTTCAAAGAACGGGAGATCTATGTTATGCAGCAGGAGATCAAAAAGCAAGAGGTTTTCTTGTAGGTGGAACATCTGGAAGAACTACTTTAAATGGAGAAGGTTTACAACACGAAGATGGTCACTCTCATATTTTAGCAAACACTATTCCAAATTGTGTAACATATGACCCAACTTATGGATATGAAGTTGCAGTTATAGTGCAAAATGGTATGGAAAGAATGTATGGAGAGAAACAAGAAGATATTTTCTACTATATTACAACTCTAAATGAAAACTATGCTCAACCAACAATGCCAAATGGTGCTGAAGAGGGTATTATAAAAGGGATTTACAAAGTAAAAACTTTTGAAGCAAAAAATGATTTCAAAGTTAAAATTTTGGGTTCAGGTTCTATTTTTCAAGAGGCTATAAGAGCTGCAGAAATTTTATCTAGCGAATATAATATAAAAGTTGATATTTACTCAGTTACTTCTTACAATGAACTTACACGTGAAGCTCAAGAAATAGAAAGAGCAAATCTTTTAAATCTAGAGAAAGAACCTCAAACTCCTTATATAGAAAAAGTTTTAGGTAGCAATAGTGATAATATAGTAATTAGT
- a CDS encoding lipoate--protein ligase family protein, translated as MKFNNKFRLIISQNLSSIENSNIDKALFKSFSKNSTPILRLYSWQDSVTLGAGQNIDDYKKLQRDYKSNVSKRLTGGGILFHGHDISYTILINPNEIENRDVKETYFLLCQFLIRFYETLDLNPKFAKDIKEITLSKSPFCQVGFEAYDIIIDGKKIGGNAQKRAKSCILQHGSIPLFSKNSSEFFGSSLEDFSKKLSFEEAKNILIKAFEEVFNVEFFEDKLNNEEIKIYNELCKD; from the coding sequence ATGAAGTTTAACAATAAGTTTAGACTGATTATATCACAAAATTTAAGTTCAATTGAGAATTCAAATATAGATAAAGCACTATTCAAAAGTTTTTCAAAAAATTCTACACCAATATTAAGGCTTTATTCTTGGCAAGATAGTGTAACTTTAGGTGCTGGGCAAAATATTGATGATTACAAAAAGCTACAAAGAGATTACAAAAGTAATGTATCAAAAAGGCTAACAGGTGGTGGAATATTATTTCATGGGCATGATATCTCTTATACAATTTTAATAAACCCAAATGAGATAGAAAATCGTGATGTAAAAGAGACATATTTTTTACTTTGTCAATTTTTGATAAGGTTTTATGAAACTTTAGACTTAAATCCAAAATTTGCAAAGGATATAAAAGAGATAACTTTAAGTAAAAGCCCTTTTTGTCAAGTTGGCTTTGAAGCTTATGATATTATAATAGATGGAAAAAAAATTGGAGGAAATGCACAAAAAAGAGCAAAGAGTTGTATTTTGCAGCACGGTTCAATTCCTCTTTTTAGTAAAAATAGTAGTGAATTTTTTGGAAGCAGTTTGGAAGATTTTTCCAAAAAACTAAGTTTTGAAGAGGCAAAAAATATTTTGATAAAAGCTTTTGAAGAGGTTTTTAATGTAGAGTTTTTTGAAGATAAATTAAATAATGAAGAGATAAAAATATATAATGAATTATGTAAGGATTAG
- the lipA gene encoding lipoyl synthase, which translates to MTQNINVNIKSEVAYKKPEWLRKKLNPSAQIEMENLLKGVGGLHTICQEAKCPNISECFSNKNATFLILGNICTRRCTYCNVTTGMPNMVDESEIKKVTTSVLSLGLKFVVITSPARDDLKDGGAEQFYKVTRDIIEKSPETKVEILIPDFKGSEDSLKRVIESGATIIGHNIETVPSLYRIRRNGTYGRSLEVLRKLKELGGEKVKTKSALMVGLGETEDEMIAVFQDLLTVGCKFLSIGQYLAPSGDFEKVVEFVKPEQFEKYEKIAYSMGFEFVKASPYARSSYMAHHYLNMASAL; encoded by the coding sequence ATGACACAAAATATTAATGTAAATATAAAAAGTGAAGTAGCATATAAAAAACCAGAGTGGTTAAGAAAGAAACTAAATCCATCTGCTCAAATTGAGATGGAGAATCTTTTAAAAGGAGTTGGTGGGCTACATACAATTTGCCAAGAGGCTAAATGTCCAAATATTAGTGAGTGTTTTTCAAATAAAAATGCTACTTTTTTAATATTAGGAAATATATGTACAAGAAGATGTACATATTGTAATGTAACAACAGGTATGCCAAATATGGTTGATGAAAGCGAGATAAAAAAGGTTACAACTTCTGTTTTATCTTTGGGTCTAAAATTTGTGGTAATTACAAGCCCAGCAAGAGATGATTTAAAAGATGGAGGAGCAGAGCAGTTTTATAAAGTGACAAGAGATATTATAGAAAAATCTCCAGAGACAAAAGTTGAGATATTAATCCCTGATTTTAAAGGTAGTGAAGATAGTTTAAAAAGAGTTATAGAGTCAGGTGCAACAATAATAGGACATAATATAGAAACAGTTCCTAGTTTATATCGTATTAGAAGAAATGGAACTTATGGAAGAAGTTTAGAAGTTTTAAGAAAGTTAAAAGAGCTAGGTGGAGAAAAAGTAAAAACAAAAAGTGCTTTGATGGTAGGTTTGGGAGAAACAGAAGATGAAATGATAGCTGTTTTTCAAGATCTATTAACTGTTGGTTGTAAGTTTTTAAGCATTGGACAATATTTAGCTCCTAGTGGAGATTTTGAAAAAGTTGTAGAGTTTGTAAAACCAGAGCAATTTGAGAAATATGAAAAAATAGCTTATTCTATGGGATTTGAATTTGTAAAAGCAAGTCCATATGCAAGAAGTTCTTATATGGCTCATCACTACTTAAATATGGCAAGTGCTTTATAA
- a CDS encoding helix-turn-helix domain-containing protein has translation MTQRDMAGYIGVTPVTLRNWRKDKPRLYEIVMKGFAFEEAVKKAQQNADELKTLEESFKIKK, from the coding sequence ATGACTCAAAGAGATATGGCTGGATATATAGGTGTAACTCCTGTAACTTTAAGAAATTGGAGAAAAGATAAACCAAGACTTTATGAAATAGTAATGAAAGGTTTTGCTTTTGAAGAAGCAGTAAAAAAGGCTCAACAAAATGCAGATGAACTAAAAACTCTTGAAGAGAGTTTTAAGATAAAAAAATAA
- a CDS encoding GGDEF domain-containing protein yields MNKKLFLLTVLFFIQAINTFVTILLVEINSNSDILSEFISFSVLMLIIYILFERNKDIKSNKIVYLMIFILYFIFVTYYIKYQIEIIFLIYVYILSYYLVNKLNYMKEIKTTNIKLEIMSSIDYLTQVNNRKSIDYFLQENEKIFKQCSNEFSIILIDIDNFKEINDTYGHLIGDKVLIKIAEVLKKYVRDTDIVGRFGGEEFIIICSNTKQEGVKKLAENLRKILLKQDFEILRQVTASFGIASYKDTDNIDELIKRADRALYLAKSKGKNRVEQIL; encoded by the coding sequence GTGAATAAAAAGTTATTTTTACTAACAGTTCTATTTTTTATACAGGCAATAAATACTTTTGTAACAATATTATTAGTTGAAATAAATTCTAACTCAGATATTCTAAGTGAATTTATATCTTTTTCTGTTTTAATGTTAATTATTTATATATTGTTTGAACGTAATAAAGATATTAAATCAAATAAGATAGTTTATCTTATGATATTTATACTATATTTTATTTTTGTAACATACTATATAAAATATCAAATCGAAATAATATTTTTAATATATGTATATATTTTGTCTTACTATTTAGTAAATAAATTAAACTATATGAAAGAGATAAAAACAACAAATATCAAACTTGAAATAATGAGTTCAATAGATTATTTGACACAGGTAAATAATAGAAAATCAATAGATTATTTTTTACAAGAGAATGAGAAAATATTTAAGCAATGTAGTAATGAATTTTCAATAATTTTAATAGATATAGATAATTTTAAAGAGATAAACGATACTTACGGTCATCTAATTGGAGATAAGGTTCTTATAAAAATTGCAGAAGTTTTAAAAAAATATGTAAGAGATACAGATATTGTAGGTAGATTTGGTGGTGAAGAGTTTATAATAATTTGTAGTAATACAAAGCAAGAAGGGGTTAAAAAACTAGCAGAAAATTTGAGAAAAATATTATTAAAACAAGATTTTGAGATATTAAGACAAGTGACAGCTAGTTTTGGAATAGCAAGTTATAAAGATACAGATAATATAGATGAGTTGATTAAAAGAGCAGATAGAGCTTTGTATCTAGCTAAATCAAAAGGTAAAAATAGAGTAGAGCAAATATTATAA
- a CDS encoding ABC-F family ATP-binding cassette domain-containing protein: MIELINIQKSYPTQTLYQDLNLRLNKGDKVGLVGRNGTGKSTLFKLILEEEQPDSGEIAKPKNYKIGALKQYFDFKEKTLLEETATALSEDDKYNIYKAEKILFGLGFSEEDFQKEPKSFSGGYQIRINLAKLLLTEPNMLLLDEPTNYLDILSIRWLREFLKSFDGEVILITHDRDFMNSVCTHTMGIIRKDAFIIAGGTQKFFEQLSANEEHYEKQKIAQEKKIKDLEEFIAKNKARAATATLAQSKVKILEKMDILEDIEYERDLKFDFNYKDTSAKFLLEVKDVSFGYDKNSILFKDITFALSRGETLGIIGKNGKGKSTLLNVLAGELKALSGSVDFHPSTVFGHFGQTNINHLNMNNTIMDEIHSVNVKLPESVIRNICGIMMFSGDNAKKKISLLSGGEKSRVMLGKIIAQDVNLLFLDEPTNHLDIESIEALTNAIKEFEGSSIIVTHSEELLRAVCDRLIVFTNDGADYFNGTYDEFLEKIGWGDDIDETKPSKTSNKDEKKDKPKINKKESKKLRAELVAKKSQDLKPLKAELEILEEKAKTLMGLDKTKVENEILEIMQKIESINIEFEQKMSEF, translated from the coding sequence ATGATAGAGCTAATAAATATACAAAAATCATATCCAACACAAACTTTATATCAAGATTTAAATCTAAGGTTAAATAAAGGTGACAAAGTAGGATTAGTTGGAAGAAATGGAACAGGAAAATCAACACTTTTTAAGTTAATCTTAGAAGAAGAACAACCAGATAGTGGAGAGATAGCAAAGCCAAAAAATTATAAAATAGGAGCTTTGAAACAGTACTTTGATTTCAAAGAGAAAACTCTTTTAGAAGAGACAGCAACAGCTCTAAGTGAAGATGATAAGTATAATATTTATAAAGCAGAAAAGATTCTTTTTGGACTTGGATTTAGTGAAGAAGATTTTCAAAAAGAGCCAAAAAGTTTTTCAGGTGGTTATCAAATACGAATAAATTTGGCAAAACTACTTTTAACAGAACCAAATATGCTTTTACTCGATGAGCCTACAAACTATCTGGATATTTTATCTATTAGATGGTTAAGAGAGTTTCTAAAAAGTTTTGATGGTGAGGTTATTTTAATAACTCATGATAGAGATTTTATGAATAGTGTTTGTACACATACTATGGGAATTATAAGAAAAGATGCCTTTATAATTGCTGGTGGAACTCAAAAATTCTTTGAACAACTAAGTGCAAATGAAGAGCATTATGAAAAGCAAAAAATTGCTCAAGAGAAGAAGATAAAAGACCTTGAAGAGTTTATTGCAAAAAATAAGGCTAGAGCAGCCACTGCAACTTTGGCTCAATCAAAGGTGAAAATACTTGAAAAAATGGATATTCTAGAAGATATTGAGTATGAAAGAGATCTGAAATTTGATTTTAACTATAAAGATACAAGTGCAAAATTTTTGCTAGAAGTTAAAGATGTGAGTTTTGGATATGATAAAAACAGTATACTTTTTAAAGATATAACTTTTGCACTTAGTCGTGGTGAAACTTTGGGAATTATTGGAAAAAATGGAAAAGGTAAATCTACACTTTTAAATGTCCTAGCAGGTGAGTTAAAAGCTCTTAGTGGAAGTGTTGATTTTCATCCAAGCACTGTTTTTGGACATTTTGGGCAAACAAATATAAATCATTTAAATATGAATAATACAATTATGGATGAAATTCACTCTGTAAATGTAAAACTACCTGAATCAGTTATAAGAAATATATGTGGAATTATGATGTTTAGCGGAGATAATGCAAAGAAAAAAATCTCGCTTTTAAGTGGAGGAGAAAAAAGTAGAGTAATGCTAGGAAAAATTATTGCACAAGATGTAAATCTTCTTTTCCTTGATGAGCCTACAAACCACCTTGACATTGAGTCTATAGAAGCTCTTACAAATGCTATAAAAGAGTTTGAAGGTTCAAGTATTATTGTAACTCATAGTGAAGAGTTGCTTCGAGCTGTTTGTGATAGATTGATAGTTTTTACAAATGATGGAGCTGATTATTTTAATGGAACTTATGATGAGTTTTTAGAAAAAATAGGTTGGGGTGATGATATAGATGAAACAAAACCTTCTAAAACTTCAAATAAAGATGAAAAAAAAGATAAACCAAAGATAAATAAAAAAGAGAGCAAAAAATTAAGAGCAGAGTTAGTTGCTAAGAAGAGTCAAGATTTAAAACCTTTAAAAGCTGAACTTGAAATTTTAGAAGAAAAAGCAAAAACTCTAATGGGACTTGATAAAACAAAAGTAGAAAATGAGATTTTGGAAATTATGCAAAAAATTGAGAGTATAAATATTGAATTTGAACAAAAAATGAGTGAATTTTAA
- a CDS encoding MOSC domain-containing protein, whose product MATKISKVLYIKVGNVTVTKLTDQKREELVSGIKKYPVGKAYLTKNGFSDDFQADLLHHGGENKALFLFSCLTYKKISSYFENSFDMTNMAYFGENIILDEICEKDICIGDILKIGEAKIEITQPRQPCWKLSANTDKKNMTKFIFESGYTGFYAKVLKEGQILQNDEVILENRRNPKLTIEKLNQLIVNPLIDEELTINALNCEDLGLAFKNSLQKRYELGDKDDQFTFYHT is encoded by the coding sequence ATGGCTACAAAAATATCAAAAGTTTTATATATAAAAGTTGGAAATGTAACTGTTACAAAACTTACAGATCAAAAGAGAGAAGAGCTTGTTTCTGGCATTAAAAAATATCCAGTAGGAAAAGCATATTTAACAAAAAATGGATTTAGTGATGATTTTCAAGCAGATTTACTTCATCATGGAGGAGAAAATAAAGCTCTATTTTTATTTTCTTGTTTAACTTACAAAAAAATAAGTTCTTATTTTGAAAATAGTTTTGATATGACAAATATGGCATATTTTGGTGAAAACATAATACTTGATGAAATTTGTGAAAAAGATATATGTATTGGCGATATATTAAAAATTGGTGAAGCAAAAATAGAAATTACACAACCTAGACAACCTTGTTGGAAATTGAGTGCAAATACAGATAAAAAAAATATGACGAAATTTATATTTGAAAGTGGTTATACAGGATTTTATGCAAAAGTTTTGAAAGAGGGGCAAATTTTACAAAATGATGAGGTTATTTTGGAAAATAGGAGAAATCCAAAATTAACTATTGAAAAATTAAATCAACTAATAGTTAATCCACTGATTGATGAAGAATTAACTATAAATGCTTTAAATTGTGAAGATTTAGGTTTAGCTTTTAAAAATTCTTTACAAAAAAGATATGAATTAGGGGATAAAGATGATCAATTTACCTTTTATCATACATAA
- a CDS encoding pyridoxamine 5'-phosphate oxidase family protein: protein MRRAEFDIKDENSIKEVLESCEYGTLSLINGEKPYCVALNFVYFKGSIYFHGSSEGKKIDTIKANSNGAFLVVNPYSIIPSHFFDTVAACPATQFFASVLIEGTLNFIENSDEKAKVLSALMEKLQKDGGYEEISYNKPMYTKMIDKVTVIELKPENISCKIKVGQNLNDEKRDKLFEKLGNRASRVDIKTIKEMRIYNN, encoded by the coding sequence ATGAGAAGAGCAGAGTTTGATATAAAAGATGAAAATAGTATAAAAGAAGTATTAGAAAGTTGTGAATATGGAACATTGAGTTTAATAAATGGTGAAAAGCCATATTGTGTAGCTCTAAATTTTGTATATTTTAAAGGCTCTATCTATTTTCATGGAAGTAGTGAGGGTAAAAAAATAGATACAATAAAAGCAAACTCAAATGGTGCTTTTTTAGTTGTAAATCCATATTCGATTATTCCGTCACATTTCTTTGATACAGTTGCAGCTTGTCCTGCAACACAATTTTTTGCTTCTGTTCTTATTGAAGGAACTTTGAATTTTATAGAAAATAGTGATGAAAAAGCAAAAGTTTTAAGTGCTTTAATGGAGAAATTGCAAAAAGATGGTGGATATGAAGAGATCTCTTATAATAAGCCTATGTACACAAAAATGATTGATAAAGTGACAGTAATTGAGTTAAAACCAGAAAATATATCTTGTAAAATTAAAGTAGGACAAAATTTGAATGATGAAAAAAGAGATAAACTTTTTGAAAAGCTAGGAAATAGGGCTTCAAGAGTTGATATAAAAACTATAAAAGAGATGAGAATTTATAATAATTAA